From Butyricimonas paravirosa, one genomic window encodes:
- a CDS encoding DUF4122 family protein, which yields METTLIYFSVKAMSATYILYKVWMFIFSPKVYKFWDNQLRYMRMARIRLWKSRKKRMVEKARKARYRARLDKAEAWIAQAENDILKVGHEKKTETQPNPLDEYNEVIGKTKIVYLEDPEVARKTPTRSEPMKKEPIEEDKDINTDDVIDDFTPKKGLTESEKRELMSNDGCVPDPDFSRALTFEELNNVADVLISGTDDRKKIRNAAETLYQLQDTDLFSFFSTELSTQSQLEKLLKENMPNGKETSKQSLEQIGIDWNKYM from the coding sequence ATGGAAACAACATTAATTTATTTTTCAGTAAAAGCCATGTCGGCAACCTATATATTATATAAGGTATGGATGTTTATATTCAGTCCGAAAGTTTATAAATTCTGGGACAATCAGCTTCGTTATATGCGTATGGCACGTATCCGGTTATGGAAATCACGTAAAAAACGAATGGTGGAAAAAGCAAGGAAAGCCCGGTATAGGGCAAGACTGGACAAGGCTGAAGCATGGATCGCACAAGCGGAGAACGATATCCTAAAAGTCGGGCATGAAAAGAAAACCGAAACGCAGCCGAATCCCCTGGACGAGTACAATGAAGTAATCGGCAAGACGAAGATAGTCTATCTTGAAGACCCGGAAGTGGCGAGAAAAACTCCCACACGTTCTGAACCTATGAAAAAGGAACCCATAGAGGAGGATAAGGATATAAATACGGATGACGTGATTGATGACTTTACTCCCAAAAAAGGACTGACTGAATCAGAAAAACGGGAACTCATGTCAAATGACGGGTGCGTTCCTGACCCGGATTTTTCAAGGGCATTGACTTTTGAAGAACTGAACAATGTCGCTGATGTGCTTATTTCGGGAACGGATGACAGAAAGAAAATCCGAAATGCTGCCGAAACCCTGTACCAACTTCAGGATACAGACCTGTTCAGTTTTTTTTCAACCGAACTGAGTACTCAAAGCCAATTGGAAAAACTGCTCAAAGAAAATATGCCAAATGGAAAAGAGACATCAAAACAGTCTTTGGAACAGATTGGAATTGATTGGAATAAATACATGTAA